A section of the Streptomyces sp. Je 1-369 genome encodes:
- a CDS encoding phosphotriesterase, with translation MVRTVHGDVGPADLGVCDAHDHLFLRSPRLPGQELASPTAAAAELAAFREVGGQSVIQWTPYGMGRRAELLPELSRAAGVRVVAATGLHQAVHYGPELLDRLRAGDLAALFTRELTEGIGESGPRAGLIKVAGGFHGLDAHARWTMTAAAEAHHATGAPITVHLELGTGALDVLDLLSGDCGVPPHRVVLGHLNRSPDLTAHLQAAASGAYLALDGPSRAHHATDWRMPDAMRDLADAGFGDRLLLGGDTTTAGAQSVHGGPGMPHLLRRVRPRLVAAVGEELVERILTVNPGRAFGVRWR, from the coding sequence GTGGTCCGGACCGTTCATGGGGATGTCGGCCCCGCGGATCTCGGCGTCTGCGACGCCCACGACCACCTTTTCCTCCGCAGCCCTCGACTCCCGGGCCAGGAGCTGGCTTCGCCCACGGCCGCGGCGGCCGAACTGGCCGCGTTCCGCGAGGTGGGCGGGCAGAGCGTCATCCAGTGGACGCCGTACGGGATGGGGCGCCGGGCCGAGCTGCTGCCGGAGCTGTCGAGGGCGGCAGGTGTGCGGGTCGTCGCCGCGACGGGGTTGCATCAAGCCGTCCACTACGGACCGGAGTTGCTGGATCGCCTGCGTGCGGGTGACCTCGCGGCGCTCTTCACCCGCGAACTCACCGAGGGCATCGGGGAGTCCGGGCCGCGGGCGGGCCTGATCAAGGTCGCGGGCGGGTTCCACGGCCTGGACGCGCACGCCCGCTGGACCATGACGGCGGCGGCCGAGGCGCACCACGCGACGGGCGCGCCCATCACCGTCCACCTGGAGCTGGGCACCGGCGCGCTCGACGTACTCGACCTGCTCTCCGGCGACTGCGGCGTGCCGCCCCACCGTGTCGTCCTCGGCCACCTCAACCGCTCCCCCGACCTCACCGCCCACCTCCAGGCCGCCGCGTCGGGCGCGTACCTGGCCCTGGACGGCCCGTCCCGCGCCCACCACGCCACGGACTGGCGCATGCCGGACGCGATGCGCGACCTGGCGGACGCGGGCTTCGGAGACCGCCTCCTTCTCGGTGGCGACACGACGACGGCGGGGGCGCAGTCGGTGCACGGCGGGCCCGGCATGCCGCATTTGCTGCGCCGGGTGCGGCCGCGACTCGTGGCCGCCGTGGGCGAGGAACTGGTGGAGCGGATCCTGACGGTGAATCCGGGGCGGGCCTTCGGGGTGCGGTGGAGGTAG
- a CDS encoding TetR/AcrR family transcriptional regulator, with protein MARPRSFDEERALDAAMHAFWANGYEATSTQDLCEATGLGRSSIYNTFTSKHDLFRRALTRYMDTMNAGQLQILEDVERPATERLRALLDRVIEGEFERRGDGNSIGCLTVNTTVELAGRDPEAAALLERDLATRLTVLSATIRAGQRDGDITSGRDADTLARYVNAVIGGMRVSAQGGADRATLLAIADTAMDALTGY; from the coding sequence GTGGCCCGACCGAGAAGCTTCGACGAGGAGCGGGCCCTGGACGCGGCGATGCATGCCTTCTGGGCGAACGGCTACGAAGCCACCTCGACCCAGGACCTGTGCGAAGCCACCGGCCTGGGCCGCAGCAGCATCTACAACACGTTCACCAGCAAGCACGACCTGTTCCGCCGCGCCCTGACCCGGTACATGGACACCATGAACGCCGGGCAGCTCCAGATCCTGGAGGACGTGGAGCGACCGGCCACGGAGCGTTTGCGCGCACTGCTCGACCGGGTCATCGAGGGCGAGTTCGAGCGGCGCGGGGACGGCAACAGCATCGGCTGTCTCACGGTCAACACGACGGTCGAGCTCGCCGGGCGCGACCCGGAGGCCGCCGCGCTGCTGGAGCGGGACCTCGCCACGCGGCTCACCGTGCTGAGCGCCACGATCCGCGCCGGCCAGCGGGACGGCGACATCACGTCCGGGCGCGACGCGGACACGCTGGCCCGTTACGTCAACGCCGTCATCGGCGGCATGCGGGTCTCCGCACAGGGCGGCGCCGACCGGGCCACCCTGCTGGCCATCGCCGATACGGCAATGGACGCGCTGAC